A DNA window from Bos javanicus breed banteng chromosome 10, ARS-OSU_banteng_1.0, whole genome shotgun sequence contains the following coding sequences:
- the RHOV gene encoding rho-related GTP-binding protein RhoV has translation MPPRELSEAESSPLRSPTPPPGRGSASPELGIKCVLVGDGAVGKSSLIVSYTCNGYPARYRPTALDTFSVQVLVDGAPVRIELWDTAGQEDLDRLRSLCYPDTDVFLACFSVVQPSSFQNITEKWLPEIRTHNPQAPVLLVGTQADLRDDVNVLIQLDQGGREGPVPQPQAQGLAEKIRACCYLECSALTQKNLKEVFDSAILSAIEHKARLEKKLNAKGVRTLSRCRWKKFFCFV, from the exons ATGCCCCCGCGGGAGCTAAGCGAAGCCGAGTCGTCCCCGCTCCGATCCCCGACCCCTCCCCCGGGACGGGGCAGCGCCTCCCCCGAGCTGGGCATAAAGTGCGTGCTGGTGGGCGACGGCGCGGTGGGCAAGAGCAGCCTCATCGTCAGCTACACCTGCAATGGGTACCCCGCGCGCTACCGGCCCACAGCGCTGGACACCTTCTCCG TGCAAGTCCTGGTTGATGGAGCCCCGGTGCGCATTGAGCTCTGGGACACAGCGGGACAG GAAGACCTTGACCGCCTTCGCTCCCTCTGCTACCCGGATACAGATGTCTTCCTGGCCTGCTTCAGTGTGGTGCAGCCCAGCTCCTTCCAAAACATCACAGAGAAATGGCTGCCAGAGATTCGTACTCACAATCCCCAGGCGCCCGTGCTGCTGGTGGGTACCCAGGCCGACCTGAGGGATGATGTCAATGTACTGATTCAGCTGGACCAGGGGGGCCGGGAAGGCCCGGTGCCTCAACCCCAGGCTCAGGGTCTGGCCGAGAAGATCCGGGCCTGCTGCTACCTGGAGTGCTCTGCCTTGACGCAGAAGAACTTGAAAGAGGTGTTTGACTCGGCCATTCTCAGTGCCATTGAGCACAAAGCCCGGCTGGAGAAGAAACTGAACGCCAAAGGTGTGCGCACTCTCTCCCGCTGCCGCTGGAAGaagttcttctgttttgtttga